The genomic stretch GCCACAATAGAGTTGGTGTGCACCTTGCGGATATTGATAACCTTACATTTGGATTTTAAACTGGTTATTCGTTTGCTGTAAGGATCATTGGCCATCATTATAATGGGATGATGACCTTCCTTGATGATCTTGTTTATGGCACGGATACCACCACGATCCTCATTACCATGAAGTCCATCCACCTCATCCAGTATAATAAGCTTCCTACCCTTCCCAAAGAGAGATGAAGAGGAGGATGCCTCTCCAATGGTGTCCATGATTATATCGAAGGATCTCTTGTCACTGGCATTGAGTTCAATGTGATCAGAAAAGTAAACTGAAATTAAATGGGCCAGGGTGGTTTTACCAGTGCCCGGAGGTCCAATGAGTAGTAGACATTTCTGGGGGTGCCCATGTTCCCAGCCTTCCACCCATTCATCAACTTCTTCCACCGCCTTTTTATTTCCCAGAACCTCATCCATCTTCTGGGGACGGTATTTTTCAGTCCATAACATTCTAATCTGCCTTTTCTTTGGGTAAAAATTTAGTCAGAAGAGCTTCCAGTTGGATTCGAGGATTTGCACCTTCCCTTATCCTGAAATCATATTCTCCAATCTGTTCAACCAGATCTATGTACTCCTGGCTCCCTATAAGTTCGTCCATAGCCATTCTGGACACTTCCTGGTAAACTTGGGTAACCATGTCTTCACCACTGGTTCCCTGAACCACCATAACCTCCCTTAGAAGGTCACGAGCTCCCATGAAATCCCCGTCCATTGCCAGGTTGACTATACGTCTCACATCCTTGGGTTTGGCCTTGGAAACCACCTCATGAACATTATCCTCAGTTATTTCCTCACCCATGGATGCAGTTGCCTGTAGGATATTCACTGCCCGGCGCATGTCACCCTCTGCAAAGTAAACAATACTTTCCAGGGTTCCAGGTGCATAGTTCACACTTTCTGATGCAGCGATTTTTTCCAGTCTTTTGATAATCTGGTGTCCTTTGATGGGTGCGAAACGGAAAATAGCACATCTGGATTGGATAGGGTCTATGATCTTGGATGAATAGTTACAGGAAAGGATAAAGGATGATGTTTTGGTGTACATTTCCATTTCACGGCGCAGGGCATGCTGGGCATCCTTGGTCATGTTGTCCACTTCATCCAGGAATATGATCCTGAAAGGAGCACCTACTGCCTTCAAACGGCAGAAATTTTTAATATCCTTACGTACAGTGTCTATACCCCTGGCATCAGATGCATTTAATTCCAGGAAGTTCTGCTTCCAGTATTCACCCAGCATGGCTTTGGCCAGTGCAATTGCAGTGGTGGTTTTTCCCACTCCTGCCGGGCCAGTGAACATGAGATTAGGCATACTCTCATCGTTTATGTACTGTTTAAGTCTTTGTATAATATGATCTTGACCTACAACCTCATCCAGGGTTTGTGGTCGGTACTTCTCCACCCATGGTCCATTCATGATTATCACCGTTTTTTATTTCAAGTATAATATTGAAAAATATTGAAAATAAATTTTTCAAGAGACTTAGTTTTCTATCACAGTTCATCATATGTAACTGTTATTTTAAAAAGTTTTAATTTTAAGTAATTACATTCAACTTTACTATTTACTTAATATTATTCAGTTTATTAATAAAAACAGGATATAATATTGTTATTAACAGGTTCAGGGTTTTTAAATGGTTTTTTGAATAGTTTAATTTAATGAAAATTAGAAAAAGGAAAATTTAAATTTGTAATAGGGTTATTTTGTAAAATTAACAAATATAATTAAGAGAATTAATTAAGAGAATAATATGGCAATTTCAGGGTGCATGTTCTGTTTGATTTTGAGTTCATCCATGGCATCTCCGTAAGATTTTTTGATAGCCAGGAACTCAGACCGAACCATACCCCGGAAAGCTTCGTATCCCATGACTCGACCATAGTTTTCAGTTATGATTTCTATCATACGACTGAAATCCCGGATGAATATTTCTTCCCTTTCTTCTAATGGGATTTTTGCAGCGTTTTTCTTAATCTGAGCAAAGTCAATGGTGGCATTACTCTTAAGATCAACATTTTGAAGAAGCCTCTGGCACTTTTCAAAGGGCAGGAACTGTTTGGTTAATCCTCGAGCAGGTGCAACTCCCATAATCTTGGCAGCACCCATGGACATGGCCAGGAAAATCTTATCGTAAATCTCTAATATCAAATCCGAACGTTTTTCAGGGTCATCAGGAACTTCCACATATTCTGGAAGGGATGGGAATGATATGGGTGGTCTAACTGTGGGTATGGAGGGTTTGTCCTCTTCAACCTCTTCTTTTACAGTGTCTGTTTCAGTTTCCACAGTTTCAGGCTTGATATCAACTGTTTGCAATTCATTTTTCACTGATTCAGGTTCAGCCTCTGGAATTTCAAGTTCAGATTTTGCAATTTCAGTCTGGGGTTCAATAGTTTCCTGCGCTACTTTTAATCCTACTTCTTTTGATTCTCCCATCTCTGCACTTTCAGATTCATGTTCAACATCCGGAGATTCAAAGTTAGCAGATTCTGCAACACGCTCTGATATAAATTCTTTGCTTATTTCTTCTTTAGATTCTACAACGGGTTCTGCAGGAGGTTTCCGGACGACTTCTTCTGCAACTTCTTCCTTAATTTCACCAGTTTCATCAGCCTTTATCCCTATAGAACTACTTTCTTCTTTCACTGCCATTTCTTCAACAGGTGTCTCATCAACTGGTAATTTAGAGATAGCTTCAGGAATCTTTTCCGGTGCTTCTTCTACTTCTCTTATTACTTCATGTGTTGCAGATATTTCCTCTGGGATTTCTTTGGCTGTTTTGACTATTTCTTCTGAAATTTCATCAGTTTTTACAGAGATTTCTTCAGATTTTTCGGTTATTTCTTCGGAAGCTTCTTCACTTACTCCTTCAGTTACTTCTGGTATTTCTGTGGGGACCTCTAATTCGAGGTCCTGAGTTGTTTCATTGATGATTTTAGATGCTCTTTTCGCCTTCACCAGAACGAGGCCAACATTGGCAGAATCCTGCATTAAAATTATGAAATGAGCTTTTTCAAGGCCTAAAAACAGTGCTTTTCCTCCTGATGACTCTACCAGGACTCTTTCCATTTCTCCCTGACCAGATGAGTTTAAAAGCCGGTGGGATGAATTAGAAATAACATGGGACATTGGGCCGAAGAGGTTGATATCCACATCTACACGTAAGTTATGATGTAAAATACGACCATCACTGGCCACAATAAGAATCCCTTCCACTCCCTGAGTCTTTTCAAGATCCAAAGAGGCCTTTTCCAGTTGGGTCTTTAATTGGGTGTCAATCATTCCATCACTGCTTTAATAAAGATAATTATTAACATTATAAACTATTTTTTGCACCATCTTTTTATTATGCTTATCGTTTATCATCACTTACTAAAGTGGAACGGTGTTGGATAGTTCACAGAGATTGTAAAAAAATATATTATTAGAATCCCTAGATTGTTTTATTAAATTAGATTTAAAGTGAAAATCGATGAATTAAGGTAAATTAAAAAAGATTTTTAAATAAAATGAATTTATAACAAAGATTCTGGAATATGATAGTACAGAACTTGTTTAAGATGGTTTTAGAACCACAAATTGTTCCAAGTTTTCTACTTTAAAAAATTTTGATTCCAGCCAATATTAATTCAAGCCAATATTAAAGCCTAATATATAAAAATTAGAATAATTAGAGGTTTTAATATAAACCTCTAAATCAAGTGTTTTTTAAGGAGCTGACCCTCGCTATCGTAGATATCCACCTGTAAAGGTGAACTTCCATCAATGGCGTGGGTTGCACATGACAGGCAGGGGTCATATGCCCTTACAATCATCTCCAGCTTGTTTTTAAGTCCTTCTGAAACCTCTTCACCATGGATCATTTCTTTAGCAGTTTCCCTAACTCCTATGTCCATGGAAAGGTTGTTCTGTCCTGTGGAAACAATGAGATTGGCCCGGTTAATGAATCCTGCGGCATCTGTTTCATAGTCATGTATAAGGATTCCACGAGTTGCTTCTATCATCCCCACTCCTCTTTTAGTTTCACTGGATTCTTTGGCTTCTTCTTTGGTCATCAATGGTTCAGAAAGTTGCTGACGCAGATCAGTACCGGTTATACTATCATCTTCTAAAATCTGCACTGCCCTTTCTGCTGCATACATTAGTTCAATTAAACGTGCGTAATGATAGAGTAATGCGTTTTGAGCTATTCCGTAATTATCTTTGTACTCACCATACAGTGCAGATGCTTTTTCAGTTGGAATAGTATCAACCACGTTAAGTCGGGCCAGTGGACCCACACGGTAGTTCCCATCTGGGAATCCAATCTGCTTCAAGTAGGGAAATTTCAGGTAGGACCAGGGCTGTACCTTTTCTTCAATATAATCCAAGTAATCTGCGGCTTCAAATTCATATACTTGGTTCCCTGATTTGTCAATGATCTTGGCAGGTCCATCATAGAACTCTATGGCACCTCCATTGGTCAGAGCTCCGAAATGGCTTTCAACAGGACCCAGTGCTTCTATGGCCTCAGCATACTGTGAGAATAAAGGTTTAGCTACTTCAACCCCCTGTTCTATAAGGCCAATAGCTTCTTTGGATTGTGATAATAGCTCGGCTTGTTGTTCGGTTGTTATTCCCCTGGATTGTCCTCCGGGTATGGCAGTAACCGGGCTGATGGGTTTACCTCCCACTACTTCGGTTATTTTCTGACCTATTTTTCTGGTTTTAATGGCCATCATGGCCAGGTCAGGGTTGCTCTTCAAAATTCCAATGACATTACGCATTGCAGGGTCTGACTCTGGACCCAAAACCAGGTCAGGGGCACCCAAGAAGTAGAAGTGTAATGAATGGGAGTGAATGTATTGTCCCAGTAACATAAGTTCCCTTAGCTTTTTAGCGGTTTCGGGTACTTCCAATCCGAAAACCATGTCGGTAGCTTTGGCTGCAGCCAGGTGGTGTGCGGTTTGACAAATACCACATATACGGGGAGTGATTCGTGGTGCTTCCTCTACTGCTGCACCTTCCAGGAATTTTTCAAATCCCCTGATTTCCATCACATGAAAATGGGCATCAGCCACGTTACCGGCATCATCAACCTGTACCGTGATCTTTGCGTGGCCTTCTATCCGGCTTACAGGGCTTATTTCGATGTTTTTCATAATTTCACCTTTTATCTTGTTTCACTTTTTAACCAGTTGTGGGATAAGTGAAACCTGTTTATCCTCCATGGTGGTACTTCCAATCACGAATCCGTAGATAACGTGTCCAATATCATAAAGTTGCTTCTCCACATCTTTTTCTGGCATCTTGGAAAGGTGTGCAATTCTCTTGATAACTCCGTTGTAGATATCGTGGCTTGGTTCCCTTAAAACGTCAAGTGAAGGTCCTCCGCAGCCGTGACACGGAATTCCGGCTTCAGTGCACAGTGCACCGCAACGACCTAGAGTTACTGAACCCAGACAAACATATCCCTGGCTCAGGAAGCATTGTCCGGGTTTGGGGTCACCTTCAATTCTGCGGTGTATTTTATCAAATTCAATGTGTTCCATTTCACGGTGGCAGTCTGCACACACACTTTTCTTGGGAACATCAGGTGCTTCGTCGTTGATGAGTGGTATAAGTATGTCGTGAGTTAGTTGTTCTTTTGGTGGACAGCCAGGTATGAAACCATCAATAAATGTGAAGTCTGCTGCTGGGTGAACTATACTTAAAAGTTCTGGGACTACTTCGTTAGGTAGTTCAGCAGGAACCGTACTTGGGTTGTCGGAGTAAGTACGTGAAGTTACTTCTTCTGGTGTATAGAGGTCTGC from Methanobacteriaceae archaeon encodes the following:
- a CDS encoding replication factor C small subunit, translated to MNGPWVEKYRPQTLDEVVGQDHIIQRLKQYINDESMPNLMFTGPAGVGKTTTAIALAKAMLGEYWKQNFLELNASDARGIDTVRKDIKNFCRLKAVGAPFRIIFLDEVDNMTKDAQHALRREMEMYTKTSSFILSCNYSSKIIDPIQSRCAIFRFAPIKGHQIIKRLEKIAASESVNYAPGTLESIVYFAEGDMRRAVNILQATASMGEEITEDNVHEVVSKAKPKDVRRIVNLAMDGDFMGARDLLREVMVVQGTSGEDMVTQVYQEVSRMAMDELIGSQEYIDLVEQIGEYDFRIREGANPRIQLEALLTKFLPKEKAD
- a CDS encoding Ni/Fe hydrogenase subunit alpha; its protein translation is MKNIEISPVSRIEGHAKITVQVDDAGNVADAHFHVMEIRGFEKFLEGAAVEEAPRITPRICGICQTAHHLAAAKATDMVFGLEVPETAKKLRELMLLGQYIHSHSLHFYFLGAPDLVLGPESDPAMRNVIGILKSNPDLAMMAIKTRKIGQKITEVVGGKPISPVTAIPGGQSRGITTEQQAELLSQSKEAIGLIEQGVEVAKPLFSQYAEAIEALGPVESHFGALTNGGAIEFYDGPAKIIDKSGNQVYEFEAADYLDYIEEKVQPWSYLKFPYLKQIGFPDGNYRVGPLARLNVVDTIPTEKASALYGEYKDNYGIAQNALLYHYARLIELMYAAERAVQILEDDSITGTDLRQQLSEPLMTKEEAKESSETKRGVGMIEATRGILIHDYETDAAGFINRANLIVSTGQNNLSMDIGVRETAKEMIHGEEVSEGLKNKLEMIVRAYDPCLSCATHAIDGSSPLQVDIYDSEGQLLKKHLI
- a CDS encoding F420-nonreducing hydrogenase; this encodes MVKIALEALASCSGCEISILDLHEDLVKLLDQAEIVYAPIIMDVKEVPDDIDIAIVSGSVRNAENKERLEELREKSKYLIAYGTCACYGGITGMADLYTPEEVTSRTYSDNPSTVPAELPNEVVPELLSIVHPAADFTFIDGFIPGCPPKEQLTHDILIPLINDEAPDVPKKSVCADCHREMEHIEFDKIHRRIEGDPKPGQCFLSQGYVCLGSVTLGRCGALCTEAGIPCHGCGGPSLDVLREPSHDIYNGVIKRIAHLSKMPEKDVEKQLYDIGHVIYGFVIGSTTMEDKQVSLIPQLVKK